From Streptomyces sp. 6-11-2, one genomic window encodes:
- a CDS encoding carbohydrate ABC transporter permease, translating to MTTTAAPPARRSRPSWTYHAAGSARPKRQTGRHIMLGGTALLWLVPLLWAVYTSLRPYSDTARHGYLSWPHSIGLRNFSDAWNQSGMPHFFWNSVLITVPAVLGTLLFAAAVAFFVARFDFRWNVALLMLFTAGNLLPAQVLITPLYRLYLLVPLPAWMSDSLLVYNSLWGIIFIHIAYQCGFCTFVLSNYMKTVPKEIFEAALVDGAPVWRQFFQIVLPLCRPAFAALATLESIWIYNDFFWSLALIEAGDKRPITSALANLQGAYFTNPNLIAAGALMTAIPTLLVYFALQRQFISGLTIGSGKG from the coding sequence GTGACCACGACCGCCGCACCACCGGCCCGCCGGTCACGCCCCTCGTGGACGTATCACGCCGCGGGCTCCGCAAGGCCGAAGCGGCAGACCGGACGCCACATCATGCTCGGCGGCACAGCGCTGCTGTGGCTCGTCCCGCTGCTCTGGGCCGTGTACACCTCCCTGCGTCCTTATTCCGACACCGCCCGGCACGGGTATCTGTCCTGGCCGCACAGCATCGGCCTGCGGAATTTCTCAGACGCGTGGAACCAGTCCGGGATGCCGCACTTCTTCTGGAACTCCGTGCTCATCACGGTTCCGGCGGTGCTCGGCACCCTGCTGTTCGCCGCAGCCGTGGCCTTCTTCGTCGCGCGGTTCGACTTCCGCTGGAACGTCGCACTGCTGATGCTCTTCACCGCGGGAAATCTGCTCCCCGCACAGGTCCTGATCACTCCGCTGTACCGGCTGTACCTTCTCGTGCCGCTGCCCGCGTGGATGAGCGATTCCCTGCTCGTCTACAACTCCCTGTGGGGCATCATCTTCATCCACATCGCCTACCAGTGCGGCTTCTGCACCTTCGTGCTGAGCAACTACATGAAGACGGTCCCGAAAGAGATCTTCGAAGCCGCTCTCGTGGACGGTGCCCCGGTGTGGCGGCAGTTCTTCCAGATCGTGCTGCCGTTGTGCCGGCCGGCGTTCGCGGCGCTCGCGACCCTGGAATCCATCTGGATCTACAACGACTTCTTCTGGTCACTCGCGCTGATCGAGGCGGGTGACAAGCGCCCCATCACCTCCGCACTGGCCAATCTCCAGGGCGCCTACTTCACCAATCCCAACCTCATCGCGGCAGGTGCTCTCATGACCGCGATCCCCACGCTGCTGGTGTACTTCGCGCTCCAGCGACAGTTCATCAGCGGCCTCACCATCGGCTCGGGCAAGGGCTGA